GTAGCTTTAATCTAACATGGGGCATGTGGGCGTTAGCAGCACTTGTACCTGGTCTCATCGCGTTAATCGTGATGCCTTTGGTGATCTACTTTATTTACCCTCCTGAAATTAAGAAAACACCTGATGCGCCTAATTTCGCTAAAGCCCAACTGGAAAAACTCGGGCCTCTTTCCGTGCCTGAAAAAATCACTCTAGGCGTATTTGGCTTATTACTCATTATGTGGGCAGGGGTGCCCGCCATGCTTTTTGGGGATGCTTTCTTAATTAACCCAACCACAGCTGCCTTTATTGGCCTGTCTATACTTCTTATCACGGGTGTGCTTGAGTGGGATGAAATCCTGAAAAACAAAGGGGCTTGGGATACGGTTGTTTGGTTCTCGGCCTTAGTTATGATGGCAAGCTTCTTAGGCAAACTAGGTCTGGTTTCTTGGTTAGCTATCTCTGTAGGGGGTGGTATTGATCAACTCGGTGTGAGTTGGATTTTAGGTATGCTGATTCTGGTCTTGGTGTATGTGTACTCGCACTACTTCTTTGCAAGCACAACCGCACACATTACCGCCATGTTCGCTGCTTTTTTTGCAGCAGGTATTGCCTTGGGCGCGCCACCTATGTTGTTAGGCCTAACCCTAGCTTTTTCCTCTTCTCTCATGATGTCATTGACCCACTATGGCACAGGGACGGCCCCTATTATCTTTGGCTCTGGATACACCACCTTGAGCGAATGGTGGAAAACGGGCTTTGTCGTTAGTGTGGTGAACCTAGCTATTTGGTTCTACATTGGTGGCATGTGGTGGAAAGCTCTTGGCTACTGGTAAATTGCCCATTATTCACTGACTATCCCTACTTTTAGGGATAGCCAGTTCACCCATATACGCATAAGATAAGCCTGTCCTGATGCTGTGCATCCCACGTTTTTTCTGTATATGCTTGGGTATGATTGAATCTACTCTTCCTGCCATTGATCTCGTCCTACCTAGCCCGGTGCTAATTGTTGAGGACGAGCCATTACTTCAGCAGCGACTTCATAATTTACTACTACAACTTGGCTATAAGACCAACGATCTTTGTATTGTTGGCTCTTTAGCCCAAGCTCATTTGCTCTTAAGCAAACAATCCATTGCCTTAGCTTTAGTTGATTTGCAACTACCTGATGGCAATGGCCTTAGTCTCATCGAGCAACTACGCGCGCAAAATCCGTCTTTAGGTATCTTGGTCATTTCCGCTTGGAGCTCAGAGGAAACCATTCTTAGTGCCTTACGAGCCGGTGCAACCGGCTACGTACTTAAAGAAAGGGATGACATTGAGGTCATCATGTCCATACGCAGCGTACTTCGAGGCGGAGCTCCCATTGATCCTTTTATTGCACGGCGTATTTTAGAGCTTTTGCCCGAACTAACTGCCATCCCCATCGATACCAGTGCCGAAGCACTCAGTGATAGAGAGCGTCAAATATTATGTCTAGTCGCTGACGGCCTTACAAATAGGGAGATAGCCGAACAGCTATTTATCTCACGCTATACCGTTGAGAGTCACATCAAACGTATTTATCGCAAACTCGCCGTGTCATCACGAACCATGGCCATACGTAAAGCACGAGAAAATGGGGTGATAAAGTGAAACTTTCTATTGCTTATCAATGGATTGTTTTTGTCTTTTTATGTTGCTTTAGTCACTCTATTTGGGCCACTACCTCCCCCCTATCCTGCTCACCTACAATTACCTATATCGCCGCCGCTAAAGCAGTGGCGAATAGCACAAGCAAACCAACAGCGGGCTGGGAGGCCGTTACTCTACCTGACTTATGGACGAATCGTTGGCCCAAGCATGACGGTGACGTCTGGTATCGCATTGACTGGACCCGAGACTGCCCTGATGCTGGAGCCAAACAACCAATAGGGGTAGGTATTGATAGTATTAGCTTAGCCGGTGCCATTTACAGCAATGACACCCTAATTTGGCGCGATCATTCGTTAGAAGAGCCTTTGTCCTTGAGTTGGAACATGCCAAGATGGTGGCTTTTACCTGAAACCACTTTATCGGAAAAATCCAATACCCTTTGGGTTCGCACCATAGGCCTAGCAGAACTCGCACCAGGACTAGGAAAACTACAGATAGACCATATTGATCCTATTGCAAAAAACCATGCTCATAGCCTATGGCATCAGCGCACTGTCTATTACATAAGCTTAGGATTAAATGGTGCATTGGGCGGCATTTTTTTAGTTATCTGGATCTTTGGTCGCTCTGAGCGCGCCTACGGCTGGTACGGCCTCATGTCCCTATGCTGGATGCTGTATTTATCAACTTTGCTTTCTATAGACCCATGGCCTTTTCCTGACGCTCTGACCCATTCGCGATTCAATAATATTTGTTTTATTCTTTATGTGTTTTGCTTCTGCCTTTTTACTTGGCGCTTTGGTGAACAAAAACTGCCCTATATCGAAAAACTCATATGGGTTTTTACTGGCCTAAGTGTATTACTTTCACTTTTTGCGCCTAGAGCCATCCTCAATATCCTATGGCTTTCTTTTGTTCTACTCTTTTTGCTCAATTGCTTACAGTTTCAATTTCATGCATGGCGATCCTCGCAACCTCAATATATGTGGCTCGCTGTTTGTTGGTTATTCTTTTTTATCGTAGGCGTGCACGACCTCTTTGTTATTAGCCTACAAGAAGAAACGCATACGATGTGGGGCGCTATTACCGGTCCAGTAGCGGCCCTGTTCACGGCTTTATTATTAGGTGGACGTCTGGCAAGCAGTATGCGTCACATAGAAACGTTTAATTACGAGCTACAGCAACGAATTAGCGCAGCGCGCTTAGAAATCACTGAGCTATTAAGCCGTGAACATAATCAGGCTTTAGCTCATGCCACACTAGAAGAGCGTATGCATATTATTCATGACCTGCATGACAGCATAGGTAGTAGTTTAGTACGTAGTATTGCCTTGGTTGAGCAGGCCTCGCAGCCCCTCTCTAACACCCGCATGCTATCGCTACTCAAGGTACTACGTGATGACTTACGCCAAGTGATTGAACAAGGGGGTAAGCAACAAATAGTTGCTGCCACTCCCACTCAATGGTTAGCACCTTTACGTCACCGTTTTACGGATCTACTCGACGAAATTGGCATCTCATCTCACTGGGATATTGCCCCAGCGTGGGTCAGCTGGCCTAATGCGCATCAGTGTTTAGGTCTAACTCGACTCATAGAAGAATCCATCTCGAATGTGATTAAGCATAGTCAAGCCAAACATTTACGTATTTTATTGAAATCCGATCAACAAGGACTAAGTCTCATTGTTGATGATGATGGAGTAGGCTTTGACGTAACAATAAAGCACGATTCAGGCGTCGGTATGCGTAGCATGGCAGCTCGTGTAGAACGTATGGGAGGAAAGCTTCAAATTAACTCTAGCTCCAGAGGAACAACTATTATTGTTTTTATCGAACTATAAGTCTCGCGTATAAAAAAACCGCTAAGTATACATGTTGACTTAGCGGTTTTTAAAAAAGCACGGTTACTACATCATCCCTAATTGTAATCGAGCCGACTCACTCATCATTTCTCGACTCCAGGGTGGGTCCCACACCAAATTCACATCGACCTTATCTACCCCTTTAATCGTTAAGACTTTAAAGCGGGCTTCTTCGGCAATAATTGGGCCCATGCCACAACCAGGAGCTGTTAATGTCATGTCTAATAGCACTGTGAATTTTTCAGGACCTTCTTGAGTGACGTAGCACTTATAAACCAATCCTAAGTTAACAATATCCACAGGTATTTCAGGGTCAAAGACCTCTGATAATACAATCCAACATGCGTCTTCGATGGTTTTTTCTGATAAAGGCAATTCAGGCATGAAAACTTCTTCTTCTTTGATTTCTTGCCCTATCGCATCTCCGTCTACACCTTCGATTCGATACATATTTCCTTCTACGATCACCGTATAGCTATTACCTAACTTTTGGGTAATGGTCGCGCTACACCCTTTTTCAATCGTAACAGGTGAACCATAAGGAATGGTGACTGCTGGGCAGTCACGTGTAACGATGACGTCTTCGCGCTCAAAATAACTCATAATACAGACTACCTTTATTCGGTTTTAGCGATCTCATCGTTTTGGTGAATCGCATTGTCTAAGGTGTGCCAAGCTAAAGAGGCACATTTCACCCGCGCGGGAAATTCTTTTACACCTGATAGGACCTCTAGTTTACCCAAATCTTTATCAGGATGTTCCTCGGTTAGCATGGTATGCATATCTTTAAAAAGAGCATCTACCTCAGCTTTTGTCTTGCCCATGCAGGCTTCCGTCATTAACGAGGCAGACGCTTTTGATATCGCACACCCTTGGCCAATAAAAGAAACCTTTTCCACTATGTCGTCTTTTAAACGCACGTAGACACG
This Paenalcaligenes faecalis DNA region includes the following protein-coding sequences:
- a CDS encoding DASS family sodium-coupled anion symporter → MTVDLKPIKPIPAAVAIALTLLIWFVIPIPEGISPNAWHLLALFVGTIAAIIGKALPIGAVSILAIALVAITGVTNPGNPKAALADALSGFSNELIWLIGISIMISLSLNKTGLGARIGYFLISLFGKRTLGIAYALAFSETILAPVTPSNTARGGGIIHPIMRSIADSFGSKPERGSTEKIGRYLALVNYNTNPITSAMFITATAPNPLIVSLISEGTNGSFNLTWGMWALAALVPGLIALIVMPLVIYFIYPPEIKKTPDAPNFAKAQLEKLGPLSVPEKITLGVFGLLLIMWAGVPAMLFGDAFLINPTTAAFIGLSILLITGVLEWDEILKNKGAWDTVVWFSALVMMASFLGKLGLVSWLAISVGGGIDQLGVSWILGMLILVLVYVYSHYFFASTTAHITAMFAAFFAAGIALGAPPMLLGLTLAFSSSLMMSLTHYGTGTAPIIFGSGYTTLSEWWKTGFVVSVVNLAIWFYIGGMWWKALGYW
- a CDS encoding LuxR C-terminal-related transcriptional regulator produces the protein MIESTLPAIDLVLPSPVLIVEDEPLLQQRLHNLLLQLGYKTNDLCIVGSLAQAHLLLSKQSIALALVDLQLPDGNGLSLIEQLRAQNPSLGILVISAWSSEETILSALRAGATGYVLKERDDIEVIMSIRSVLRGGAPIDPFIARRILELLPELTAIPIDTSAEALSDRERQILCLVADGLTNREIAEQLFISRYTVESHIKRIYRKLAVSSRTMAIRKARENGVIK
- a CDS encoding sensor histidine kinase; this encodes MKLSIAYQWIVFVFLCCFSHSIWATTSPLSCSPTITYIAAAKAVANSTSKPTAGWEAVTLPDLWTNRWPKHDGDVWYRIDWTRDCPDAGAKQPIGVGIDSISLAGAIYSNDTLIWRDHSLEEPLSLSWNMPRWWLLPETTLSEKSNTLWVRTIGLAELAPGLGKLQIDHIDPIAKNHAHSLWHQRTVYYISLGLNGALGGIFLVIWIFGRSERAYGWYGLMSLCWMLYLSTLLSIDPWPFPDALTHSRFNNICFILYVFCFCLFTWRFGEQKLPYIEKLIWVFTGLSVLLSLFAPRAILNILWLSFVLLFLLNCLQFQFHAWRSSQPQYMWLAVCWLFFFIVGVHDLFVISLQEETHTMWGAITGPVAALFTALLLGGRLASSMRHIETFNYELQQRISAARLEITELLSREHNQALAHATLEERMHIIHDLHDSIGSSLVRSIALVEQASQPLSNTRMLSLLKVLRDDLRQVIEQGGKQQIVAATPTQWLAPLRHRFTDLLDEIGISSHWDIAPAWVSWPNAHQCLGLTRLIEESISNVIKHSQAKHLRILLKSDQQGLSLIVDDDGVGFDVTIKHDSGVGMRSMAARVERMGGKLQINSSSRGTTIIVFIEL
- the sufT gene encoding putative Fe-S cluster assembly protein SufT, whose protein sequence is MSYFEREDVIVTRDCPAVTIPYGSPVTIEKGCSATITQKLGNSYTVIVEGNMYRIEGVDGDAIGQEIKEEEVFMPELPLSEKTIEDACWIVLSEVFDPEIPVDIVNLGLVYKCYVTQEGPEKFTVLLDMTLTAPGCGMGPIIAEEARFKVLTIKGVDKVDVNLVWDPPWSREMMSESARLQLGMM
- the sufU gene encoding Fe-S cluster assembly sulfur transfer protein SufU, whose translation is MSEDFGGLRELYQEVIFDHNRKPRNFNHMEDATHKADGHNPLCGDQLRVYVRLKDDIVEKVSFIGQGCAISKASASLMTEACMGKTKAEVDALFKDMHTMLTEEHPDKDLGKLEVLSGVKEFPARVKCASLAWHTLDNAIHQNDEIAKTE